The following nucleotide sequence is from Camelus bactrianus isolate YW-2024 breed Bactrian camel chromosome 19, ASM4877302v1, whole genome shotgun sequence.
GCGCCCTCCCCTAGGGGAGGGCCCGGCATCTTTATAAAAATCGGACTGTAGCGCTTGGACCGTGCTTCCACAGCAGTGTTTTTACGGTGCTGTGCTTGTTCAACACGCCCGGCGGCCGCCTTTTCCGTCCGCTTCTTCTCTCACCCCGACCCCAGAAATCATGAAGGTCGCCAGTGGCAGCGCCACGGCCGCTGCGGGCCCCAGCTGCGCTCTGAAGGCCGGCAAGACGGCGGGCGGCGCGGGAGAGGTGGTGCGCTGCCTGTCTGACCAGAGCGTGGCCATCTCCCGCTGTGCCGGCGGCGCCGGGGCGCGCCTGCCCTCCCTGTTGGACGAGCAGCAGGTGAACGTGCTGCTCTACGATATGAACGGCTGCTATTCACGCCTTAAGGAGCTGGTGCCCACCCTGCCCCAGAACCGCAAGGTGAGCAGAGTGGAGATCCTCCAGCACGTCATCGACTACATCTGGG
It contains:
- the ID1 gene encoding DNA-binding protein inhibitor ID-1 isoform X1, giving the protein MKVASGSATAAAGPSCALKAGKTAGGAGEVVRCLSDQSVAISRCAGGAGARLPSLLDEQQVNVLLYDMNGCYSRLKELVPTLPQNRKVSRVEILQHVIDYIWDLELELNSESHGGTPGSRGLPARAPLSTLNGEISALAAEVRRHVFQRTIASCVAEALPSGIGGPQFSSG
- the ID1 gene encoding DNA-binding protein inhibitor ID-1 isoform X2 — translated: MKVASGSATAAAGPSCALKAGKTAGGAGEVVRCLSDQSVAISRCAGGAGARLPSLLDEQQVNVLLYDMNGCYSRLKELVPTLPQNRKVSRVEILQHVIDYIWDLELELNSESHGGTPGSRGLPARAPLSTLNGEISALAAEAPCVPADDRILCR